The segment atttatttatttaaaaaaaaacgctaaATTCAGCTAATTGAAACCTTTAAACGCCAAATGGAGCGTAAGCGTGTCAAAGTCACCTTGCGGCCCATATaggagaatttaaaataaaaatagaataaaagaGAGGGACTTTTTTGGAGATTTTAGGGACTCTTGGGGTGGCGTGGGCGGACGGGGGCCACTTCGGGGTCTATTCCACGCAGAATTTTACTGCGAGTCCAAGGAATATTGGTTTTTTATTCTAtgacccataggagccgagttactaattattaaaagtaaaaaacacgTGTTGTGGACATTACAAAATTCTGGTTTTTGGGGCCCAGCCGGGGCCCTGTGGGCCGGAGGGTGGTGATCCTGGTACCAGTCGATGCCCCTTGATGGGACACGTCCTTCCGCGTgtgttttttgtaaaaatcggacagtttttcaaattactacgattttttaaaggcccgaattttggaaaaactcaaaatttaaaaaaaattatttcaccatGACTCGAAATTTTCCCGCTGATTCCGCTTAGCCATCTCGAATAAGTTTCAAATGAAGAATATTTTGTgggattttaaagaaaatctaGACAGCCGTTGATTCTACAAGCCCGAAAATAGTGTTTTTTTCACCCATTTCAGCAATATATCTCCGGTCCagctctaaaataaaaaaaatcgattaaattcGCTTtctaaagaatttaattactcgtcttttaacatcaaatttaatcatttattcCGAAAATTGAGGGACTAGTAGGGTTttggacattttaaaaattataagaattaatttttgctaaatttcgattttcaagAGTCAGCAAAGAAGACGCAGGAGGAAAAAGCACAGGTTCTATCGGAATTGGAGGAGGCGAAGGCGTTGGCGTCGGCGTTCCAGCGGGAAAGCGAGGAGAAAATCAAGGAGGAAGGCAAGAAGAACGAGGCCGAGCGGGCGAAACTGCAGAAAGAGCTGGCGGAAAAGACGAAAAAACTAATGGAGGCGGAGAAAAAGGCCAAGGAGACCGACGAGAAGCTGAAGAAGGCCGAGAAAATCCTCAGCGGCAAGAAGGACAAGCTGGCCAAGGCTGAAAAAGATGTAAGAAAAGAATTCGCTCgatctttaattcaatttcagcaaattttcgacttttcacaattaaaagcTGGAAGCCGAACGGGAAAAAGTGAAACAGAGCGAAAGCACGCAGAAAGAAGTGGCGGTCGGTTGGCTGCGCGAGCGCGACGAGCTCAAAGCAAACGCCACCGAAATGTCCCGAAAGGTCGAACAACTGCAGGAGCAGTTGTCCGGACGCGTCCGAGAGGTCGAAACTCTGGTACGATAAATCGCACCTGAGTggtagaacaaaaaattagctcCCCTTTAGCGTGTGGTTTTATTcctaattaaacaatttcaacCCTGCCTTTGATGCGTTTGCCTGCGATTTTTGAAACTCTgcggaaaataatcaaattttgtacatcataaaaaataatttaggatttattaattgattttaaaatttcattttattaatttttaattgtaaaaatcattcttattttaattttttcttataaaaattaaattaaaatggcttggagctggaaattaaaattaatagagcactttaaaaataattaattcatgaaaatgtaaaaaattaagaaatttcgctgaaaattaaaatataattttaggtTTTCTCTAAACTTGCACATTTTAGCTGGATTTGTGTGGTTTGCTGGcgtcaattttgattttaaaagtgccgaaatgcttttaaacctgactaatttaaatttaaataaacaggaAAACAGCCTGGTAAGCGAGCGGGAGCGAGTGTCCGAGCTGATGAGCTCGAGCGAGTCTtcgaagcgagcgagcaccgCCGCCGTCGAGAAACAGTTGGAGGCGGCCCGCGAAGAATTGGCCGCCGCCAAGACCAGGGCGGCCGAAATCTCCAGCCAGCTCGAAAAGGCCGAGAAAGCCAAAAAGGAAGCTGATGATAAGGCTAAAAAGGAAATCTCAGATCTGCaggtttgttttcttttaatttattaaattttttagatttgaatttaattttcacagaaaaaaCTAAGCGACACTGAGAGTGGCAGGTCAACCGAAGTGAAGAAATTGGAGCTGCAGGTGAAAGAGAAGGAGCAAGAGGTGCGGTCGCTCAACAACCAGCTCAAATCTGCCCAGCAGGACAGCGGCGCCTCCAGCAAGAAAATTTCCGAGCTGCAAGACGAGTtcggaaagaaaattaaaggtttttaCAATTCTAATCGATTCCTcagggtcgaaataggtggggtaattgatttttctgatAGAAAAACGTTTTCTGACGTGTAAAAAGAGGCGCAATGCAAatcgcacgttgctttggcgcgcaaaacgtttgaatattttggtcgctactgcgcatgcgcccccctctgacgtcacaagCTCTCGCAGCTGCCAATGCCAAGCATGAAGCATGGCTGTGACAGCTACAGCTGGAGCTTGCGTCAGTAGAGACATCTGCGCATGCCCAGCAAGTCACGTGACTCTAAAACccgtcattttattttccaagagTCTCTTTGCTAACTCCCCTGCATGCTCTTGACCAGTGAGATGGCgagattgagtcacgtgacaaCTGGAACTTCGTTTGTTTCTCTTGCTGGGTATGTGCAGATGTCACTACTGTCGCTATTTCCAGCTTTATTAGAGACCAGAGAAGCAGACGCAGTTCTAGCAGTAATGTAACCAaatcccgccatctcattggctaagaggAGGCACACGGGTTATACTTGCTTCTCCCTCCTCTTGCAATACCCCCACTCTGAGAAATGTGACATGCGCAGTAGAGTGCGTGCCAGTGCTTGGAGGGGAGAAGCCAAGAGAGATGCGCCAATGAGATgacgggattgagtcacgtgactgttCGAACTGCGTTCACTGCTCTTGCTGTGAATGCAGATGTCTCTGCCATCGCCTGCTGGCTGTAACGTCAGAGGTGTGTGCAGTAGCAATACCAAGAGATTCgaacgttttgcgcgccaaagcaacgtgcgttttgctttaaGCCTCTGCTTGCacgtaaaaaatcatttttcggTCGGAAAAATGCTTTCTCcccctaattcgaccctcaggaaccGTTAGGAATGTAAATCAAGCGGCTTAAGTTGGTCTTTAAGCAATTTTAGgcaatattttggaattttaatttagtttgaagacaaattaaaaattttcaaaaaaaaaattcagagttGGAGAAAGATTTGGCGGAGGAAAGACACGAATACGAGGACCTGACGGTGCGTTACGAGCAGTTGGAGACGGAGCACGTGGTGACCAAGGCGCAGCTGACGATGGACAGGGAGAAGGCCGAGGGCAGCGTCGACATGGCGCATAGAGAACTGACCACCTTGGAGAGGGAGCTGCAGACCCTGAGGGAGACCTACAACGCCAAGCAGGATGAGTGGATCAAGGAGAAACTCGACATGcaggtataattttaaatttaaaaaaaataaacagacaaatatttaattttggtaatttcgGCTCAGGCGTTGGTGAGGGACTTGGAGGACAAGGTGCAGCGCAGCGGCGGCGAGTCTCTGGACAACAAGCGTCTGAAGGCGCAGCTGGACGAGAAGACGACCGACTTTGACAAGACGAAGCACGAGCTCGACGTCATGACCGACCAAAACTCGAATTTGCGCAAGGAGGCCGACGATTTGCGGCGCAAACTCGAGGACTACGAGCGCGTGGCCAAGATCCAGAGGAACATGACCGCGGACTCGGCGGCGCTCGACAAGGAAATCAAACAGCTCAAGAGCAAGTACGTCCGAATTTTTAggctgtatttttaaaaaattaaaattcgatgggattttttttagaatggCGGCGGAGGAGAAGTCTCACAAGGCGGAGGTGGCCCAATTGAAGCTGCGATACGACAGCAGAGTTGCTCTGATCAGCGAGGAAATGCAGACGCTGCAGAACCAGGTGTCCAAGTTCAAGAAAGAGCGGGATTCTcaaaggtttaatttttattaatttaattattaaatttattaattgatttaatttccaggCATATGCTGGAAGCAGCTCAAAAAACGATCGGCGAACTGAAAGCCTCAGGAAAATCCTTGTCGACTTCCGCGTCCCACATGGAGCCTGGAGATGaggtgagagaaaaaaaatcgaaaaattcattttccctGGTACAAAAATCggtcaaaatgcaaatatcgACATGAAACCAGGCCAATCGATGCCTCTCGGTGCGAAATAGAGGGCTGAGCAGTCAAAATCACCTTCTGACTCattggtgaatttaaaaaaaaaatgtgtatttttgcgCGGGATTTTGGTGATTTAATGGTGGCGGGGGTGGACGGGGGTTGCTTTTGGGTTCATTCAACGCAAAATTTTACGGCGAGTCTAATGAACATTGGTTTTAACCTCTAAAATTAATAGGAGGtgagttataaatttttaaatgttgaaaaacGTGGTATGTGACATTACACAGTTTTGGTTTTTGGGGCCCAAATTGGGCCCTATGGGCCGCAGAGCAATGATTCTGGCACCAGTCGATGTCCCTTAATGAGACACGTCCGCCtgtgtgcggtttttcaaaatcgggccatttttcgaaatacaacgattttttaaattgctgattttatgaaaacctTCCGAAGGTGATGAAAAATAGTTTAggggttgaaatttaaaattcaatgaaactGCCCctctgaaaaatttcattacgcTACTTTTGGCACCAAATTCTCCAAAATATCTTTGAGAAAAGCCGAGATATAAGGGTTTCAAGTTCGAAAATTGGCCTTTTTATAGAATTAACATGAAAAGTGACaatttttcggaattttcGACATCCACTTGGAACTTTTCGGTTTTCTTGCtatggattaattaaaaatgacaccAAATGAAAAGAAACCGAGTTTCAAGTCCGTCAGtgccatagaaaaattaaaattatttaatttttaatttttaacgaattACATCTCGACACGAACGCGATAATTCAACGGGTTGATGGATTTCAAATCATGACGTCTCAAACGAATCGTCTCGCCAAGCCCTACAACCTGATCTATcctgatgacctttttcagggtatccTACCCTGAAATTGGTCCAGGAGCcacttttcgtgatttttcctTCGCCATTCTTTTGCGTTCAAAACCACCCCTTTTTTTCTCATgtcgatttttattaattcagtCTGAAGAAACCCGCACTAAAGTGGCCTCTCTGGAGCAGTCCCTCGCGTGCATGGAGGACGAATTGTCCGACGCGAGGCTCGAGGCGTCCAAGCTGAAAACGGAACTGGTGTCCGAACGCTCCGCCTGGGAGGTGAAAATCAGCGAAATGCAGTCTCGACTCAATGaggtaattattcaaattaaattataaaatcatatCCCTTTaataacttatttatttaactccaGTTTGAAGAGGACCGGTTGATCAGTTCGGGAAGGACGAAAATTCCTGGAATGCGGACGCGAATCGAGCTGGCGTGGCAGAAGGAGCGCGACGAGCAGCACCGTTTGCTGCAGGAAACGTCCACCCTGGCGCGCGACCTTCGGCAGACGCTCTTCGAGGTGGAAAGGGAGAGGGACAAGGAGCGGCTCGAGTCGAAACGGAAGATCGACCAGATCAAAAGGTCCATGGAGGAGGAATTGGAAGAAAACAGAAAGAAAATCACAGAggtactttattttttatcatagagggaaataaattcacaaaacttgttattaattaaatttttctaactaTTCGGTCctaaaatttatagattttaaccattttgatctgcttaaaaaataaaatggcagTAATTTTCGGTTTTTACGACAGTATATCACTCTTTTGGTATCCATATCTCGCGattcaggaaaaaattcgACAAACCCCACGGTGAATCAACGCAGAATTTATCCAGGaacattttgagaccaattacAAGGCGATCGGATCAAAATCCTAGGAGGAGTagaattttgaagtttgaaaaacgtcctttttgctctttctccgtaagaatatttttggagACGTAAAAATTGCCCCTATTTTTCGCCAGGGGACCAGTTCAGGGTTCCCATCCCTTTCATTGCATGCACAGGTATAACATCGGTCtgcaaaccgattttcagatttttcgcgcccatagaaaaattaaatttcatttttttgcctttgCAACACTTTTGCACAcccgaaaatggttttatttttcttaaaattcggtCGTTCGTCCGAttgtcgaccacgacccctcattggaCAGGTCTTGGACGGGGCTTGGACCTGCggtaccctgacgacctttttcagggtagcccgacctgagatcctgACCAAAAcccaaatttattgcttttacaACCGCACCGATACTCTTTCACGATTTTTCACCCTCAACTGTCACTAACCTTTCTCAGGTCGCGCCACCTGAGGACTTATTTAACGCggatttttgcttatttttgcctcctataataaaaaaaagtctaaaacaagtacaaaattaatattttttaattaattctagatGCAGTACGATTTGTTGGAGTTGCGCGACGCGCACGCCAAGGTGCGCACGACGAACGAGAAGCTGCGTCGGGAGCGCGAGCGTCACGAGAAGGAGCGCGACGAGAACAGACAGATGACGAACGCCAGGAAGCGGCAGGACGCCGACGAGGAGCGAAAGGTCAACGCCCTGCTCGAGCAGGTCGACGAACTCATGCGGCTCGCCCCTGACCTCTTCCCCCAGAGGGACGCAGGGGGTGGTTCCTCCCTCCTGCCCAAGGCGCCAAACAGGAGCAGCAGagtgagtaaaatttattttttagagtgAAATTGTCGGAATTTACGAccctttttccctttttcagACCAATCTGTCTCGGGAACCTTCCCCTGCAACCGGAGGACGAGGTGAaacctgatttaaatttttttaaacatttctagAGGTTAGAATTACATTTTAGAAGCGTCTGTGGGAGTGGAGGACCGGAAACAGCTGCTGCAGTCGACCCTTTCCAGACTGACGGAGGCGACCTCCGAGCTGCGAAGACACCAGAGGCTCGGCGAGGACGAAAAAGACAGGGAACGAGCTCGCAGGACCCTTGGATTCAGAAGGTTTGTATTATATTacctgaattaaattatttattaattcgaTTTTGGTTCAGAGCCGCGTCAACGGAGGCTGATGCGCCCGAAGAGTCGAAAAAGGGCAAGGCGAACGGCTCAGGGAAGAAGGGTCTTTTCCGGAAGTCGCTCTCACTCGAGCAGACGGGTGGAATGGCACAAGACCAGGTTAgattatttgttgaaaattattcgaattttcCGGGATaatcaaaaaagtaaaaattccaattttctccaaaatttccgtggcttgaccacattttcttggcacatTTCGATTTatctggtcgagatctgtaCAACAACGTGAGAAACCTctcagggaaactctttgttgtgaaataaaatgagatttcaaGTAACGAGACAGAAGTTTCGAGTATGGAGAGAGTTCTGACTTTGCGGgcaacttttctaaaaaatttgctcggctaattaaatcaattttggcttcaaatgaatCCTAAGGAATCCGTTCATGCACTGGCATCAAGCATTTTCACgattttgcagtatttttattgttataaaattttaaaagtgtctCACCAATTGTGAATTGTTCGAAATAGAAAATCTGGAAGGGCGAGGGCGGCAGCAACAGCAGTCTGGACGTGGGCTCCGAGGTGTCGCTGGATTCGCGATTCCTCAACATGCCACGCAGAGAGGTCAGTCTGGACAGGCTGTCCACCGACTCGACGCAGAGCGACATCGTGCAggacaagaagaagaagggCTTCTTCGGCAAGCTCAAGAAGCTCGCCAGCTCCAGAAGCATCGACAACGACGCCGACCGTCAGGTacacagttttaattttatttgaattctttatttaaaaaaaaatacttttttctgatttaGCAGACTGGTGGTGGATCGTTAGGCGGTTCTGGATCTGACATTAGCGTCGACATTTCCACTGCAGATTCAggcaaaaaagacaaaaagggCAAACTGATGGGCCTCTTCAAGAAAGGCTCGGCAAGAAGCTCCAGGTATACCAATTTTATGCGTTTAAAACACGTCGtaaatcagttttattttatataaatgatCTTTAAGAAACCATAAACATGTTATAAAATGATGATTtctaatttcctttgctcaaaaagggggcgtaaccggaaaaatcgaaaattttgatttttcccagcTTTTGGTCACAATTAAATGAACAAAAGTTGGTCAATTAGGGTTTAGTTTTCAtgtaataacatttttaaataaaataaaaatcattttcagcgTGGAGAAGAGTGGTGGGGCGGCGGAGGACTCGATGGCGGGCAGCACGGACTCGCTGCAGCGGCCGCTGCGTGCGTCGAGCGCGTCGCGGCCCCTGGCGCCGTCGAGCGCGGCGCCAGCGACGCCCGCGACGCCGGCGCCGACCGCCAAGCGCTACGTGCGTTAGCTGTGCTCTCCCTGTTGTCAAAAAACTGTCTCTGTTTGCGTTACACAAGCATTGTGATATATTCAAGAAGCAAAAAAGTGCCTCcatcattttattcattgttgttttctctctctcttctctcacGTTACCATGTTGTGCGATTCCTCGCCTCTCTCTGCCACGATCTTGTTACTGTTCCACTTCTCttattgtaaaaatcattaaaatgttgaaaaatcatttgccGATTCAGTCAGgtgaattaataaagaaagTACGGTGACACTCGCgtgttttttgttattttttccttaatattttgaattgaaaaatttatataaattaaaaaagaataggAACGCAATTTTCTGttctgatattttattaaaactgaaaaaaatctgtcTAAAAACGACTTTAGCATgcgattgaaatattttataaaaatcaccGGGAGCAGAGGATTCAAGCGACGCGCAGACAGCAGACATGGCGGCTGGTGGAGtgcggcgggaaagttacaaacaagctgattagcccggtaattggcgaatcgaccgttagatggcacatcaggctaaaggaaatgtaacaaaatgcgcgggaatgaaattattaggtaggcacgccccttttttcgacgcttctgattggcagCTGGAccgtctcctgattggccgccattatttcgacgccatattgacttctgaccggcgggaaaccaacacaaatCGCAATCCGATGGTAATTTCagctgcgcagaaggttttaaataaggtcacgcatgcgcagtgatgagtttcagcctcccaaTGAGATGAGGAAGCGATTTAAACATATTGCGCATTcctaagatgcgcacaagttttctgcgcagcttcaaagtGGGTGAATTTTCCAGCAActataaaaagttaatataaTAAGCTCCTTGAAAACCTctattatttcgacgccatattgaattctgagcGGCAAAAATCAACACTGATCGCAACCCAGGccccggtgggaatttcgactgcgcagaaggtcttaatttggttcacgcatgcgcagtaattaataagtttcagcctccctgtgagatggAGAAGCGATTTGAAcacactgcgcatgcttaagatgcgcacaagttcaCTGCGCAGCTAGAAAATGGGCGTATATTCAAACAACTAATTTAAGCACCTTGAAAGCCTCctttatttcgacgccatattgaattctgaatGGTGGGAGCTAAAATAGATCGCAACCTTAATTGGTACCCGggtgataataattaattcgcgAGAATTAtgttcaaaaaatcaatagaagggcccaaataattttccaatttttagtatcaatattaatattagttaaTCTACACACTGTGGGTATATTTCGACATTTCCGAAACAGTGAAATGTTTGGTAATTTTtcccaattaaaatgaataaacgaATTAAGACATATGTTTACATTTATTAGGAGCagaatgttttttgtttgattaaatatttagtaaaattttagttgtattgattaaatttttagtaatatatttcaattaaaaccaaCCATAAGTTAAATAGATCTCGAAGCGACAATTTTTGGTATAAATTggacaaaatatatttcattattgcatgcgtctacatttattattatttttttttatttcaatgggGAAATTCGACAAACCCCACAATCAATcgatgtaaaatttattttcaaacattttgaaacaaaatagaaGCCAACTGAACTAAAATCCTACGAGGAGTGTAGcatttagaattttgaaaaatgcgatttgTGCACTGCTTTCTTTACGACGGGAAATGGATGATTTGCCATATTTTCTGCTCAGTTTAGGGTAACCACCTGTTTCATTGCATGCGTTGGTCCAACATCGGTgtgcaaaccaattttcagattattcgcgcccatagaaaaattaaaattaattttttcccaattttttggCTTCATTTCAAaggcgaaaatggttttatttttcttaaaattcggccTTAAGTCTGAtcatcgaccacgaccccttaTCGGACAGGTCTTGGACGGGGCTTCAACCTGAAATATCtgaacgacctttttcagggtaccttACGACCTGAAATCCGCTCCCAGGccgatttttaatgatttttctgtaattttgagcacatttgACGATGCTTGTTGACGATTTTTCACCCTAACCTGTAACCGACCTTCCTCATGTCAGTTaaaaagaggcaaaaattttgttgtgtaaattggacaaaatatagatttaaaaacttaacattaaacattttaatttaattatacgcagatacaaataaattagataTAAAAAGGCTTCATTTATCCAGAATTaatgaaattctttaaattaaatgcctcTTGTTTTTTcccataaatatttgtaataaaaaatgtgtaacaataatttttcaatgatttcctgtttattattcctttttttacgCAATTAAGACGCAAGATAATTTATACAATCATTCTATATCGCTGCGGCACTATTATTTCTCAAGTTTTTACCAACGTGAACGTTGGCCAATGCCAAGAGGTgaggaggaaataaattatttaattaactcagCAGTACAATTTCAGTTGTGCTTGGACAAAGAAGGTGGATTGAAGCAGCGATAAAAGTAGGTTCTTTAAATAGTATTATTGTAATCtacgcgaaatttatttttatagactCTCTGTTATGTATTAAGTCAACTCATTTGacagaaattgtttttttaatagaaaattcaggaaaataacTCCAAATTAATCTAGGGCAGCTTTATTGATTGACAATTCCAAGATTTTAAGCGTTTTCCGATTAAATTGTTCCcgaatttctataaaaatcattttaaaagaattaatttattattctggTCAATCTCcgtggaaaataattgaaatttttactctcttctAGAAGTAAAACAGCCTTTTACAGGATTGAAATAGttgaaatccaattaaaaatgtttattttttattcccagAGTGGAAAATCCTGTTTATTTATCCTTAGCATTCATCATGCTACGAGGAATCCCGATGCGCGAGCTGTTTCTCCTCTCCATTCTCGGTAtggactttaattttttttataaatcatgcTGAACATTTAAAACGTGATGCAGGGTTCAACTTTGCATGCGGGTACTTGTCCGTGGTACACTCCAAGAATGGCACCAAAGCGTGCCTCACTGATGATCACCAACATGCGATCGCTTTCATCAAACACTGGAATCAACCAGGTTTGTTTTATGactttaatattatttattttaaagacgGTCTCTGACGAAGTtcctgagcacaccaatcgattcctgagggtcgaattaggtaataTGGATATTTTTAGCGACCGaaaagtgcagcgtgacgtgcgaacgtttttcccgccaaaacaatatgaacgaatttgcgagaactgcgcatgcgttagaGCTGGCTGGATTTGATAAAGAAGTTATGGTCTCTCttcaagtgctcaaaccagctctcacgcatgtgcacttctcgcaaatacgttcttactgttttggcgggaaaaaagttcgcacgttgcgctggactttttggtcaggAAAGATGTcgattttacctaattcgaccctgaggaatcgattggtgggctcagaaactccgtcaaagacggttttattggttaaaattaCACAAGTTGATTCGTTAatgaatgtaattttttatttcataacgGCTTACAAATTATTCGTGTGTACACCGTTAATTTTGTAAGATAGCGGCGTTGTTATTAGTCAATAATGCTTCCTGTTTATCATTTCAATGTTATAGTTTTCgctcaaacaaataattttttttaataaacagaAGCAAAGAAACAGCCTGATAACATCACCGATGTGGAAATCTTTGGTCTGGACGGAAATACGGTCGAACTTTCAAAATTCGACTGcaatttggtgaaaaaagaCGGCTGCGAGCAGTGGCAGACGAACAATTTCGAAATGAAATCCAACAACTACGATAATTACCCGCCTGTCACCGACTTCCGTTGGCACggtatattatttcaaatgtttattaaaataattatgtaaaatagTTTTCGTTTTATAATAGACCTGCCAGTTTATTCCGGGAATAAAGATACTTTGCTGCTGATGAAGAAATTCAGTATGAGCAAACCAATCACCGCACATTTCTCAATGTTGACCAATGATCTCTACCAAGTTCTCTTTATCGACCGGATGAGGCCAGATTATGATGAAAGACTCGGGTTTAGCCTGAGAAGAAACATCCCtcacaaattcaataaaattggtttcatCAGCGACGTTAATCGGAATAACAGCTGGTTTTCTTATGAATCTATGGTACGTATATGCAGTACAtatgtgaaatattaaagCTGGAAGTACACTTTCTAGTATAAGAGAACCTCCATGCAAGACCACTGGAAAATCACGTCACTTAATTTCACGAGTGGAATGGAGGTTGAACCATCGGAAAGTGACACTGAACTTGGGGATGGCcatacttattttaaaataatgaaaagatAGTATGTTAAAGTTGAAGATTTACTTCAATTGATTTAatctaatatatttattatagcTCTGTCCTTGGGGATTATCTCGTTCCAAGCATCAGGGTGTTAGGACCTACTCTGGTGAAGTATCATACTTGTAAGATTTCCGAATGTATTTCCGTTATGCCCcttacaaatttttctggCGACTGCGCTGTGATTGGTCAGAAAGTTTCACAGAATAGATTCACAGTCAGACTATTAGTCGCAACCGTGACCGCGGACAATTCAACAACCGAAAAATTCTTGTTGGAATAGTGCCATTTTAATCTGGAAAGAATTCAAGCAggcgacagtagagacatctgctGCTGATGGCGAGAAGAGAAACACAATACATGCAGTTtcagcagtcacgtgactcgatcccgccatctcattggctaagagcCATTGCGCATCTCTCTTGGCTTCTCCCCTCCACTCTCTCCAAGAGGAGGGAGAAGCAAGAAATGCGCGCGCAAGCTCTTAACTAACg is part of the Cloeon dipterum chromosome 1, ieCloDipt1.1, whole genome shotgun sequence genome and harbors:
- the LOC135936824 gene encoding uncharacterized protein LOC135936824 isoform X1, coding for MHSSFIKTKGGDPLCPLGFHPQVRWPTRCKRCFRDYKEHGGNRKDDSSSLASLRRDGVTTASTPALSSWSSQPAVRSRESSTSSSGFSSSFESDSARTRATSASSSDLSKSVDSTDISVTLPRRAAASWTSTPDLKNMDEETTSVTIRMPRVRTRAAVAAAAHQETPKEEPKAAEKEPDYRSAHYTFRRRTLDLTKTESTEKKPELTSSASVDSSDRPRVRRALTQPLVEEPPVGARKRVSAPEPAAPPPKSVSSNKADLDFMMKVKSSSAAKKTDLTTLAVPSAKGREKKTSSSSSSDDETDESDDSSSVACTETTETTIIDRSNDDEVAELKRELDTWKARCEKAEREKSDILLRRLGGTRETAPSGAEALKLQQRVNELQQAAEDLRDERKSLSLRVKELEEENESATSREPEMRRTIEDLRNKLSAAETLCEELMDENEEIKKEIRDLEEEIDEMQDNFREEQADEYTSLKKELEQTAKNCRILQFKLRKAERKAESLEATKLELERQLGDKGGNVQSMEKIRQLEKDLKLQSEVSERLQKETEDLKAQLAREKLKSAASNKLAPPAAEPAKKRTPMLGKSASGETVTRASLTRGGSQDDPVQLLRDLQDAMEREADMREQLRFAEEEGQNMRKKCSRLEDDNDSLAMQLKKMAMKARRRPSPSPGRLSTPEPLLHEKDEGIAEDDDPSELRLQLELNEQEAAVLRRKVEELEKLNESNQRKMKELQEKAKAASTPTSPRTVRSDLRPATSSAAVLEKKISVLEEESSELRKKLIEKERDYERLQTELTLAHKRSKTSARSRSLDSNEQALDLKRQLQVIEAEANVLRSKTQDLEAENEKLSTENKKLSIKAARGATPAKDPSEGKELKEKVVILERELAELRSKEKKPAVLAPNAAAVEVERLKNQLTKVEKENERLKEGGARLRTRTPKRPTDLTTKLQMKKMVDELELEVAELLAGLSKAQEGKADASEKQTAAAGKELEEIQKERDSLKAELAKTKESLQKDKMKSDTDLKKLKSDVVKSKEEVAKLQAENKSMKESLESLKTSQESAKKTQEEKAQVLSELEEAKALASAFQRESEEKIKEEGKKNEAERAKLQKELAEKTKKLMEAEKKAKETDEKLKKAEKILSGKKDKLAKAEKDLEAEREKVKQSESTQKEVAVGWLRERDELKANATEMSRKVEQLQEQLSGRVREVETLENSLVSERERVSELMSSSESSKRASTAAVEKQLEAAREELAAAKTRAAEISSQLEKAEKAKKEADDKAKKEISDLQKKLSDTESGRSTEVKKLELQVKEKEQEVRSLNNQLKSAQQDSGASSKKISELQDEFGKKIKELEKDLAEERHEYEDLTVRYEQLETEHVVTKAQLTMDREKAEGSVDMAHRELTTLERELQTLRETYNAKQDEWIKEKLDMQALVRDLEDKVQRSGGESLDNKRLKAQLDEKTTDFDKTKHELDVMTDQNSNLRKEADDLRRKLEDYERVAKIQRNMTADSAALDKEIKQLKSKMAAEEKSHKAEVAQLKLRYDSRVALISEEMQTLQNQVSKFKKERDSQRHMLEAAQKTIGELKASGKSLSTSASHMEPGDESEETRTKVASLEQSLACMEDELSDARLEASKLKTELVSERSAWEVKISEMQSRLNEFEEDRLISSGRTKIPGMRTRIELAWQKERDEQHRLLQETSTLARDLRQTLFEVERERDKERLESKRKIDQIKRSMEEELEENRKKITEMQYDLLELRDAHAKVRTTNEKLRRERERHEKERDENRQMTNARKRQDADEERKVNALLEQVDELMRLAPDLFPQRDAGGGSSLLPKAPNRSSRTNLSREPSPATGGREASVGVEDRKQLLQSTLSRLTEATSELRRHQRLGEDEKDRERARRTLGFRRAASTEADAPEESKKGKANGSGKKGLFRKSLSLEQTGGMAQDQKIWKGEGGSNSSLDVGSEVSLDSRFLNMPRREVSLDRLSTDSTQSDIVQDKKKKGFFGKLKKLASSRSIDNDADRQQTGGGSLGGSGSDISVDISTADSGKKDKKGKLMGLFKKGSARSSSVEKSGGAAEDSMAGSTDSLQRPLRASSASRPLAPSSAAPATPATPAPTAKRYVR